Proteins found in one Mycoplasmopsis bovigenitalium genomic segment:
- a CDS encoding FtsX-like permease family protein: protein MWRLFKEVLRSLRKNKVVVIGLSILVFLTSAIFTLLSSVKNVISGGFDNYKNVSKLHDVSVDLNLPNQGSPYNQGYYINGETSETLANDKKTSYSPIIYQVDESSFNKYKEIFNEYRYKEFNDLDSSLIDSYIKINELGINDPKYLDLFVKKDDLLKSYSVYKAEQQNHKEQTINFDLKSVENFNFSTQKPLKWQLYKFDGKNYQPVQDKIDVNVNAKFKTQNNIKLGDILTITNIDNVSYFSQISNLYANIKDNTITSDYKLGQFWINNDEGIVINANKIISALGLKRVSSNPHDSQYYSYVIGDKDKFLALVDVENIQQINEKTSLKNEFEFKQIFNENFSKSFNSYINLEANKKYNISPSWVSKTTLKTVFLRDNYYTSFVEGFGKEKWTGAFKTYMDSLGKIKVANRNEVWDELETFDYWRKNKIVVLKPYKRTVDGKWEIDENQYKTKTISLPLSSNFDFADLKTIKLWTDDPRVRPDGNKYKIDKNNSQNIIDIYSTNLYDRVAKKFNNLDDINKLQYLSNENILNERYSIINSRAYESTKSVIVDKILAKVGEENVGIRQTITVNAVDEKTNQQNVYHFINAGNNAHTISGIKMNVGELYNEKTHPTSLTTLSNEDKQIYNSTQLNSYISSLLINSIFKNLYPDPNFINPIYEFKNVIDFNPETNKTQTFLNKKIVKLANYSNDDKLHSNEQTNYGIVGFANKFKIVEKVDENNYNVKYFNKMPVDGMDFGTLNNFLKNNKLTIALKYIKTDGEGWVTSSKEFNNIKYIPIKYLSPKAELMQDILANGRIDALANAIEKYLLTSELLNKSFLTNEQILEITDILKIVLNKHNFASVFASGKLNQGIMPELIFDILYELSHHKKGNLLKLILDNMLNQALTSVEWNGSLEEQKQNLVIEVENLFTVLKEAINIDLGKFISPKTLVYSSKNPVFFSESLVELINSIDFKKLSEKARVFFEQTNNKAKLHPENKQPYIHKLSSGDVIKWVFESIDQKQFKNSIARLINNLDMRYIFDIRNSDSIIFKLVSQFVPSLSDGLEKIISKIDQNKDNEFINVKNGLINIINSIDFEILSAELNKYQVEKFIEYTDNYFDVETNKQVSKKHNIVLNQISAKNGILAFIKSLFYAPGSNRTFKNNLIEMFNLSSSVEVKTTQNGSKVFVPKSDNDKLSFLDFLSIFSGLNNSSSSTVFKNYIYEQLLLSIKDKISKSDKTINFDLLNNEETRFIKEFGIFNDKNTIQEALNKVDNLITFIKQTKGGSNSFVDPKNKTGADLLGDLIRFNDGNTTWQLLKQLISLNAGFDIQNDYSVSAQAFDIFTPWLQIFLNKDANQSETNKFVKDLLNFAISPSILQHMQTKSKGDNIPFVDNNDYYITDALSNPNNNTLFNTDENYNFLNKDVENLAKNNPKFRNWILNNKLLLINQLAMIASSHKFSANQKYPQGIYYAIVKQFVDNYLSKPEFYSIAPIAFNLTSKIVVNIPVEIFGINKILSNPILRFMFPEVALTYLASQRENESLINGNLAYLVLNRTVDFELLANENTNEFKLLSNYLDLALSDKDTSLIPLNLDKTKNLVMDGPAIENIKEKSFKIPKVFGINLLKIIPDILQNIVEPTELKEIVFNSSSSYVAKANYAYLIKNNKEIFNGEIPSDPLKIDDFINNLDEKYLLNVNGIKFVIVGQDITVDYMYPVVDENNLQVNTSNQALVYVNNSGFDRIKLAYAGNVVKEALLVKNSTQLSNNELKTQLTDIVDRSISDSNKLQRVFLSTEIDPINPERALRLNTVESIIKLISVATTALITGLSIVVGVAIIFVVKRYISNKNKVIGILVSQGYSVSQIALSLTIFALVTSIIGGVLGYVIGNRLQLTLLSVFSNYWTMPKETINFDLIAMIFTVFVPFISMSILIYIVALVSLRYKPVELMSNQVELPKSKTIHNYHKFTKRANVKSRFSTVLALGNIWKLIAFSTSVALTSSATIFGIATSNVFKTTVSDTYKNRNYSFKIDLESPTIEGGLYTTYQPENLYKNLYTPIGDSIESQRELNDFFKPGYSNVVNKNGLNGIKNDSDSYYDSHILTQFSASIKVDAGVSVDPWQVAYNSMPDSQKAKIDKDRDRVGVLLERTQIENTKNKWDINPITKYVSLKDEKGNNLDFFKYYRSPFEKQGKFVYAKWNGAEYEMRSVTTEQKMRELYRKFLLNGYKALQNRINLETKNPDLIKRPSTNSIEKPIQYNYWLEDAGELYGPTINDYFISFGGVYFNENHDEVYSYIKSNYKGKDIKVYGYKRDSNFVKLLNDKGQNLYESLYNFNNEQLNPLVINKVAADNYNLNLNDVIELEINNHIDRYHNEILKQIGEQPIKHKARFKIVGINPTYVNNEFITTIDAANKLIGLDKFSNGKNTPFNGILTNNSNPLQVTGSTGLYSRSGYWSSIDTFNTGAQSIETTKSMFDQIFNPKNGVLSRTLNQDQIMKFLDPTKDKFDENAYKSIREQPQQAISKFANIYENKVYIALSSAIDSKEIESGFIGQISNTIQTITISIIVLSFNVSLIILIIMSTIIISENQKNIAIWSILGYKNREKLKMFFLVYIPFIIAAILISIPISIAIMASFKAALLSFSGVALNLALKPIYVLLTTLIMLLIFFVTSFITWISVNKMKPVDLLKGK from the coding sequence ATGTGAAGATTATTTAAAGAAGTATTAAGATCGCTTAGAAAGAATAAAGTAGTTGTTATTGGGCTAAGTATATTAGTTTTTTTAACTTCTGCTATATTCACACTATTATCAAGTGTCAAAAATGTTATTTCTGGCGGGTTTGATAATTACAAAAATGTTTCAAAATTGCACGATGTTAGTGTTGATTTAAATTTGCCTAATCAAGGTTCTCCATACAATCAAGGTTATTATATAAATGGTGAAACAAGTGAAACGCTTGCAAACGATAAAAAGACTTCATATTCGCCAATCATTTATCAAGTTGATGAATCTTCTTTTAATAAATATAAAGAAATTTTCAATGAATATAGATACAAAGAATTCAATGACCTTGATTCTTCTTTGATTGATTCATACATAAAAATCAATGAATTAGGAATAAATGATCCAAAATATTTAGACTTGTTTGTAAAAAAAGACGATTTACTTAAATCGTATTCAGTTTATAAAGCTGAACAACAAAACCACAAAGAACAAACAATAAATTTCGATTTAAAATCTGTTGAGAACTTTAATTTTTCAACACAAAAACCTCTTAAATGACAACTTTACAAATTTGATGGAAAAAACTATCAACCTGTTCAAGATAAAATTGACGTAAATGTTAATGCAAAATTTAAAACACAAAATAATATAAAACTTGGCGATATTTTAACTATTACAAACATTGATAATGTTAGTTATTTTTCTCAAATATCGAATCTTTATGCAAATATTAAAGATAACACAATAACTTCAGATTATAAACTTGGTCAATTTTGAATTAATAATGACGAAGGCATAGTAATTAATGCAAATAAAATAATAAGTGCTTTAGGGTTAAAAAGAGTATCTTCTAACCCGCATGATTCTCAATATTATTCATACGTGATTGGTGACAAAGACAAATTTTTAGCCTTGGTTGATGTTGAAAATATTCAACAAATTAATGAAAAAACCTCATTAAAAAATGAGTTTGAATTTAAACAAATTTTCAATGAAAATTTCTCAAAAAGCTTTAATTCGTACATAAATCTTGAAGCAAACAAAAAGTATAATATTTCTCCTTCTTGAGTATCAAAAACTACTTTAAAAACAGTATTTTTACGCGATAACTATTACACAAGTTTTGTCGAAGGATTCGGTAAAGAAAAGTGGACCGGCGCATTTAAAACATATATGGATTCACTTGGTAAAATTAAGGTTGCAAATAGAAATGAAGTTTGAGATGAACTTGAAACATTTGATTATTGAAGAAAGAATAAAATTGTAGTATTAAAACCATATAAAAGAACTGTTGATGGCAAGTGAGAAATTGACGAAAATCAATATAAAACCAAAACAATTAGTCTACCACTAAGTTCCAATTTTGATTTTGCAGATTTAAAAACCATCAAATTATGAACAGACGACCCAAGAGTAAGACCGGACGGAAATAAATATAAAATCGACAAGAATAATTCGCAAAATATTATTGATATTTATTCAACTAACTTATATGATAGAGTAGCTAAAAAATTCAATAATTTAGATGATATTAATAAATTGCAATATCTATCGAATGAAAATATTTTAAATGAAAGATATTCAATAATAAATTCAAGAGCTTATGAATCAACTAAATCGGTTATAGTTGATAAAATACTAGCAAAAGTTGGCGAAGAAAATGTTGGTATAAGACAAACAATAACTGTCAATGCAGTTGATGAAAAAACAAATCAACAAAATGTATATCATTTTATTAATGCTGGAAATAATGCACACACAATTTCTGGAATTAAAATGAATGTGGGGGAACTTTATAATGAAAAAACTCACCCCACTTCATTAACAACTTTGAGCAATGAAGATAAACAAATATACAATTCAACTCAATTAAACTCATACATTTCTTCATTGTTAATTAATTCTATTTTTAAAAATTTATACCCTGACCCCAACTTCATCAATCCTATATATGAGTTTAAAAATGTTATAGATTTTAATCCTGAAACAAACAAAACACAAACATTTTTGAATAAAAAGATTGTTAAATTAGCAAACTATAGTAATGATGATAAGTTGCATAGTAATGAGCAAACAAATTATGGGATTGTTGGCTTTGCAAACAAATTCAAGATTGTTGAAAAAGTTGATGAAAATAACTATAATGTTAAATATTTCAATAAAATGCCTGTTGATGGAATGGATTTTGGAACATTAAATAATTTCTTGAAAAATAACAAATTAACTATCGCACTTAAATATATAAAAACAGATGGCGAGGGTTGAGTTACATCAAGCAAAGAATTTAACAACATCAAGTATATTCCAATTAAATATTTATCTCCAAAAGCAGAGCTAATGCAAGATATTTTAGCTAACGGTAGAATTGACGCACTTGCAAATGCTATTGAGAAATATTTATTAACGTCGGAACTTTTAAATAAATCATTTTTAACAAATGAGCAAATATTGGAAATTACCGATATACTGAAAATTGTATTGAATAAGCATAATTTTGCATCTGTTTTCGCAAGTGGAAAATTAAATCAAGGCATCATGCCAGAATTAATTTTTGACATATTATATGAATTGTCACACCATAAAAAAGGTAATTTACTGAAGTTAATTTTAGATAATATGTTGAACCAAGCTTTGACTTCCGTTGAATGAAATGGGTCTCTTGAAGAGCAAAAACAAAATCTAGTAATTGAGGTTGAAAATCTTTTCACTGTTCTAAAAGAAGCAATAAACATTGATTTAGGTAAGTTTATTTCACCAAAAACACTTGTTTATTCTTCAAAAAATCCAGTATTTTTTTCTGAATCTCTTGTTGAATTAATAAATTCAATCGATTTCAAAAAACTTTCAGAAAAAGCTAGAGTGTTTTTTGAGCAAACAAATAATAAAGCTAAACTACACCCTGAAAATAAACAACCCTACATTCATAAGTTAAGTAGTGGCGATGTTATCAAATGAGTTTTTGAGTCAATTGACCAAAAACAATTCAAAAATTCAATTGCGAGATTAATTAATAATCTTGATATGAGATATATTTTTGACATAAGAAATAGTGATTCAATCATATTTAAATTAGTGTCGCAATTTGTTCCTTCGCTATCTGATGGGCTTGAAAAAATAATAAGTAAAATTGACCAAAATAAAGATAATGAATTCATAAACGTCAAAAATGGACTAATTAATATTATAAATAGCATTGACTTTGAAATCCTTTCCGCCGAATTAAATAAATACCAAGTTGAAAAATTTATAGAATACACTGACAACTATTTTGATGTCGAAACTAATAAACAAGTTTCGAAAAAACACAATATTGTTTTAAACCAAATTTCTGCAAAAAATGGTATTTTAGCATTTATAAAATCGCTATTTTATGCCCCTGGTTCAAATAGAACGTTTAAAAATAATTTAATTGAGATGTTCAACCTTTCATCAAGTGTTGAAGTAAAAACAACACAAAATGGTTCAAAAGTATTTGTTCCTAAAAGCGACAATGATAAGTTATCATTCCTTGATTTTCTATCAATATTTAGTGGACTAAATAATTCAAGTAGTTCCACAGTGTTTAAAAACTATATTTATGAACAACTTTTATTGAGCATTAAAGATAAAATTTCAAAAAGTGATAAAACAATTAATTTTGATTTACTAAATAACGAAGAAACTCGTTTTATAAAAGAATTCGGAATTTTTAATGATAAAAATACCATTCAAGAAGCCTTAAATAAAGTAGATAATTTAATTACCTTTATCAAACAAACAAAAGGTGGTTCGAATTCGTTTGTTGATCCTAAAAACAAAACAGGTGCTGACCTTTTAGGTGATTTAATTCGCTTCAATGATGGTAACACTACTTGACAATTATTAAAACAACTAATTTCTTTAAATGCTGGTTTTGATATTCAAAATGATTATTCAGTTTCTGCACAAGCATTTGATATTTTTACTCCTTGATTGCAAATATTTTTAAATAAGGATGCAAACCAATCTGAGACCAATAAATTTGTTAAAGATTTATTAAATTTTGCTATATCGCCTTCAATTTTGCAACATATGCAAACTAAATCAAAAGGTGATAACATTCCATTTGTTGATAATAACGACTACTATATAACTGATGCCCTTTCAAACCCAAATAACAACACATTATTTAATACTGACGAAAATTACAATTTTTTAAACAAAGATGTTGAAAATTTAGCAAAAAACAATCCAAAATTTAGAAATTGAATTTTAAATAATAAGTTACTTTTAATCAATCAATTGGCTATGATTGCGTCAAGTCATAAATTCAGTGCAAATCAGAAATATCCACAAGGAATTTACTATGCTATTGTTAAACAATTTGTTGATAATTACTTGTCAAAACCCGAGTTTTATTCAATAGCGCCAATTGCCTTCAATTTAACATCTAAAATTGTTGTGAATATTCCTGTTGAAATTTTTGGTATTAATAAAATTTTAAGTAATCCAATATTAAGATTTATGTTTCCAGAAGTTGCTCTTACTTATTTAGCTTCACAAAGAGAAAATGAAAGTTTAATTAATGGAAACCTTGCTTACTTAGTTTTAAATAGAACTGTTGATTTTGAGTTATTAGCAAATGAGAATACTAATGAGTTTAAATTGCTTTCAAATTATCTTGATTTAGCCCTATCTGATAAAGATACATCTCTTATTCCATTAAACTTGGACAAAACCAAGAATTTAGTTATGGATGGTCCAGCTATTGAAAATATAAAGGAAAAATCATTCAAAATTCCCAAGGTTTTTGGCATTAATTTATTAAAAATTATTCCTGATATACTGCAAAATATAGTTGAACCAACTGAATTAAAAGAAATTGTATTTAATAGTTCATCAAGTTATGTAGCTAAAGCGAATTATGCTTATTTAATTAAAAATAACAAAGAAATTTTCAATGGAGAAATACCTAGTGATCCATTGAAAATTGATGATTTTATAAACAATTTAGATGAAAAATATTTATTAAACGTCAATGGAATAAAATTTGTAATTGTTGGCCAAGATATAACTGTTGATTATATGTATCCTGTTGTGGATGAAAACAATTTACAAGTGAATACGTCAAATCAAGCACTTGTTTATGTTAATAATTCTGGCTTTGACAGAATTAAGTTAGCATACGCTGGAAACGTTGTTAAGGAAGCCCTTTTAGTTAAAAATTCTACTCAACTAAGTAACAATGAATTGAAAACACAATTAACTGATATTGTTGATAGATCAATTAGCGATTCAAATAAATTACAAAGAGTATTTTTAAGTACAGAAATTGACCCAATTAACCCTGAAAGAGCGCTAAGACTTAATACTGTTGAATCAATAATTAAGTTAATATCAGTGGCGACAACTGCGTTAATTACCGGTTTATCTATTGTTGTCGGTGTTGCAATTATATTTGTTGTAAAAAGATACATTTCAAACAAAAATAAAGTTATTGGCATTTTAGTTTCGCAAGGTTATAGTGTTTCGCAAATTGCACTTTCACTAACTATATTTGCTTTGGTTACATCAATTATTGGTGGCGTATTGGGATATGTAATTGGAAATAGGCTCCAATTAACGCTATTGAGTGTGTTTTCTAATTATTGGACAATGCCAAAAGAAACAATTAATTTTGACTTAATAGCAATGATTTTTACAGTCTTTGTTCCTTTTATTTCAATGAGTATATTAATTTATATTGTTGCGCTTGTTTCACTAAGATACAAACCGGTCGAATTAATGTCAAATCAAGTTGAGCTTCCTAAATCAAAAACAATTCATAATTATCATAAATTTACAAAACGCGCTAATGTCAAATCAAGATTTTCAACGGTATTGGCTCTTGGAAATATTTGAAAACTTATTGCATTCTCAACAAGTGTGGCACTAACAAGTTCAGCTACAATATTTGGTATTGCTACAAGCAATGTGTTTAAAACAACTGTTTCAGATACATACAAAAATAGAAACTATTCATTCAAAATTGATTTAGAATCGCCAACTATTGAAGGCGGTTTATACACAACGTATCAACCTGAAAATCTTTACAAAAACTTATATACTCCAATTGGTGATTCGATAGAGTCTCAACGTGAATTAAATGATTTCTTTAAACCCGGATATTCAAATGTAGTCAATAAAAATGGCCTTAATGGAATTAAAAATGACTCAGATTCATACTATGATTCGCATATCTTAACACAATTTTCTGCTTCAATAAAAGTTGATGCTGGGGTCTCAGTTGACCCTTGACAAGTTGCTTACAATTCAATGCCTGACTCACAAAAAGCAAAAATTGATAAAGATAGAGATCGTGTTGGTGTTCTGCTTGAAAGAACCCAAATTGAGAACACAAAAAATAAATGAGATATTAATCCAATTACAAAATATGTCTCATTAAAAGATGAAAAAGGCAATAACTTAGACTTTTTCAAATATTATCGTTCACCATTTGAAAAACAAGGTAAATTTGTTTATGCGAAATGAAATGGGGCTGAGTACGAAATGCGTTCAGTAACTACTGAACAAAAAATGCGTGAATTATATAGAAAATTCCTATTAAATGGTTACAAAGCATTGCAAAATCGAATCAATTTGGAAACGAAAAACCCAGATTTAATTAAACGTCCTTCGACCAATTCAATTGAAAAACCTATTCAATACAATTATTGACTTGAAGATGCTGGGGAATTATATGGCCCAACAATTAATGATTATTTCATTAGTTTCGGCGGGGTTTATTTCAATGAAAATCACGACGAAGTTTATTCATATATTAAATCTAATTACAAAGGGAAAGATATTAAGGTATATGGATATAAACGTGATAGCAATTTTGTTAAATTGTTAAACGATAAAGGGCAAAATTTATATGAATCATTGTATAACTTCAACAATGAGCAATTGAACCCACTAGTTATTAACAAAGTAGCAGCTGATAACTATAATTTAAATCTAAATGATGTTATTGAACTTGAAATAAACAACCATATTGATAGATATCACAATGAAATACTAAAACAAATAGGCGAACAACCAATAAAACATAAAGCTAGATTTAAAATTGTTGGCATTAATCCAACGTATGTTAATAATGAATTTATAACAACTATTGATGCTGCAAATAAATTGATAGGTTTAGACAAGTTTTCTAATGGTAAAAATACACCGTTTAATGGTATTTTAACGAATAACTCTAACCCATTACAAGTGACTGGATCTACTGGATTATATTCAAGAAGTGGTTACTGGTCAAGTATAGATACTTTTAACACTGGCGCACAATCAATTGAAACTACAAAATCAATGTTTGATCAAATATTCAATCCTAAAAATGGTGTTTTATCAAGAACTCTAAATCAAGATCAAATAATGAAATTCTTAGATCCAACAAAAGATAAATTTGACGAAAATGCCTATAAATCAATTCGTGAGCAACCACAACAAGCAATTAGCAAGTTTGCCAATATATATGAAAATAAAGTTTATATTGCGCTTTCAAGTGCCATCGATTCTAAGGAAATTGAATCAGGATTCATAGGTCAAATTAGCAATACAATTCAAACAATAACTATTTCAATTATTGTTCTAAGCTTCAATGTTTCGCTAATTATTTTGATTATTATGTCAACAATAATAATTAGCGAAAATCAAAAAAATATTGCAATTTGGTCAATATTGGGCTACAAAAATAGAGAAAAATTGAAAATGTTCTTCCTTGTTTATATTCCATTTATTATTGCTGCAATTTTAATTTCAATTCCAATTTCAATTGCTATTATGGCTTCATTCAAGGCTGCATTACTAAGTTTTTCTGGCGTGGCACTTAACCTAGCTTTAAAACCAATTTATGTTTTATTAACTACTTTGATAATGTTATTAATATTCTTTGTTACTTCATTTATTACTTGAATTAGTGTAAATAAAATGAAGCCAGTTGACTTGCTGAAAGGAAAATAA
- a CDS encoding ABC transporter ATP-binding protein, with product MNKKRKLNDEDKQFSDLQSLTSIVTLETKITKHNVLDVFEKSGKRNIIAPWRAYSYIRKIGRKKRKKDGNENLTNSSGNIIEVQNVTKIYSTGNVLTKVLNNINLEIKAGEIVLILGISGGGKSTLLNLISGLDRPTKGNIIVANKNLPYMSDREITKLRRDKVSFIFQNYNLLENLNAFDNVMTGAWLQKDLSRRLDLTDLFKEYGMSDEINKFPTEMSGGQQQRVSIMRALSKNAEIIFADEPTGALDEQTTRIVLNSLYKANRDWKTTVIMVSHNPAMSAMCHKVVHIEKGNIVRIDINENPLHPDQIGLYNE from the coding sequence ATGAACAAAAAAAGAAAATTAAATGATGAAGACAAGCAATTTAGCGATTTGCAGTCTTTAACTTCAATTGTTACATTAGAGACCAAAATTACAAAACACAATGTTTTGGATGTTTTTGAAAAATCCGGTAAAAGAAATATTATTGCTCCTTGAAGGGCTTATTCATATATTCGCAAAATCGGTAGAAAAAAACGCAAAAAAGACGGCAATGAAAATTTAACTAATTCATCTGGCAACATTATTGAAGTGCAAAATGTAACCAAAATTTATTCAACTGGCAATGTGTTAACAAAAGTTTTAAACAACATAAACCTTGAAATTAAGGCTGGCGAAATTGTTTTAATTTTAGGTATTAGTGGTGGGGGAAAATCAACATTGCTTAACCTGATTTCGGGATTAGATAGGCCAACTAAGGGCAACATTATTGTTGCAAACAAAAATTTACCCTACATGTCAGATCGTGAAATTACTAAACTTAGACGCGATAAGGTAAGTTTTATATTCCAAAATTACAATTTATTGGAAAATTTGAATGCTTTTGACAATGTGATGACCGGAGCATGACTTCAAAAAGATTTATCAAGAAGACTGGATTTAACCGATTTATTCAAAGAGTACGGCATGAGTGATGAAATTAACAAGTTTCCAACTGAAATGTCAGGGGGTCAGCAACAAAGAGTATCAATAATGAGGGCTTTATCAAAAAATGCTGAAATTATTTTTGCTGATGAACCAACCGGTGCACTTGATGAACAAACAACCAGAATTGTTTTAAATTCTCTTTACAAAGCAAATCGTGATTGAAAAACAACAGTAATTATGGTTAGTCACAACCCAGCAATGTCAGCAATGTGTCATAAAGTTGTACATATTGAAAAAGGTAATATAGTTCGGATTGATATTAATGAGAATCCATTGCATCCAGACCAAATAGGTTTATATAACGAATAA
- the ylqF gene encoding ribosome biogenesis GTPase YlqF, producing MNFDKEHQNLINWYPGHMAKGMKEIKENAILADIFVVVLDARCPISSYNEDFDSIAPSKPRLFVITKSDLMDTSKKEMIEKRFKGSKVLWLDLRKQSSRNIIIKNIEKLTLDKVKKDKAKGLLNPKIKAFVVGIPNAGKSTLINLISQKKTLKVANYPGVTRSKQWVAIDNFFFMDTPGILLPKQDNQLAATKLAMIGSIETKIFPIQFLANSFIEVIHAYYPDKFFTNFNINIKQYENLDEITKYNIFNNIAVLKNFKNNSKIDLNRAYTTFLNWIKELKGVTYD from the coding sequence ATGAATTTTGATAAAGAACACCAAAACTTAATTAATTGATATCCTGGCCATATGGCAAAAGGAATGAAAGAAATTAAGGAAAATGCAATTTTAGCAGACATATTCGTTGTTGTTTTAGACGCTCGCTGCCCTATTAGTAGCTACAATGAAGATTTTGATTCAATTGCTCCAAGCAAACCTAGATTATTTGTTATTACAAAATCAGATTTAATGGATACTTCAAAAAAAGAAATGATTGAAAAACGATTCAAAGGATCAAAGGTTCTATGACTTGATTTACGAAAACAATCATCGCGCAATATAATTATCAAAAATATTGAAAAATTAACATTAGACAAGGTTAAAAAAGATAAGGCAAAAGGTCTTCTTAACCCGAAAATTAAGGCATTTGTTGTAGGTATACCTAATGCTGGTAAGAGCACTCTTATCAATTTAATTAGTCAGAAAAAGACATTAAAAGTAGCAAATTATCCTGGTGTTACTCGCTCAAAACAATGAGTTGCAATTGATAATTTCTTTTTTATGGATACACCTGGTATTTTATTACCAAAACAAGACAACCAACTAGCTGCCACCAAATTAGCAATGATTGGTTCAATTGAAACTAAAATCTTTCCTATTCAATTTCTTGCCAACTCATTTATTGAAGTAATTCACGCATATTATCCAGATAAATTTTTTACCAATTTCAATATAAACATTAAACAATACGAAAATTTAGATGAAATAACAAAGTATAATATATTTAATAATATTGCTGTTTTAAAAAATTTTAAAAATAACTCTAAAATTGACCTTAATCGAGCATACACAACATTTTTAAATTGAATCAAAGAACTTAAAGGAGTTACCTATGACTAA
- a CDS encoding MAG0865 family DivIVA-related protein, with protein MNDKNKLIQEFKELSRELNGYSCAEVENLINDFVLLVDELTNKNENLTKSIKKIIDENEQLKAEKSKNEFIRSLNNKEN; from the coding sequence ATGAATGATAAAAATAAATTAATCCAAGAATTTAAGGAATTATCAAGGGAATTAAATGGCTATAGTTGTGCTGAAGTTGAAAATTTAATCAATGATTTTGTTCTATTAGTTGATGAATTGACAAACAAAAACGAAAATTTAACTAAATCGATTAAAAAAATTATTGACGAAAATGAACAACTAAAAGCCGAAAAATCAAAAAATGAGTTCATTAGAAGTTTGAACAATAAGGAAAATTAA
- a CDS encoding TrmH family RNA methyltransferase, producing the protein MNKKTISSVNNETIKQVKKIINKGDENLFVIEGKNIINEAIKNNIKIIQIFELNNSNCYQNSIKITDNVLKSITTTTHPEGFVALCQKPQINKESKNIVFCDNVQDPGNIGTIIRTAVAFGYDTIYTNVNVYNPKIIRSTQGAIFKIKIVKINESESFIKELVKNYPIYITSLDADSKDFNTINYPEKKVIVIGNEGHGVDKNLYKYATSKIHIPIDFESLNVSVATGIILNKARGKNEW; encoded by the coding sequence ATGAATAAAAAAACGATATCAAGCGTCAACAATGAAACAATAAAGCAGGTTAAAAAAATTATCAATAAAGGCGATGAGAATTTGTTTGTCATTGAGGGTAAAAATATAATAAATGAAGCAATAAAAAATAACATTAAAATTATTCAAATTTTTGAATTAAACAATTCAAATTGCTATCAAAATTCAATTAAAATCACAGATAATGTTTTGAAATCAATTACAACAACAACCCATCCCGAGGGATTTGTGGCACTGTGTCAAAAACCTCAAATAAATAAAGAATCAAAGAACATAGTTTTTTGTGATAATGTTCAAGATCCTGGAAATATCGGAACAATAATTAGAACAGCAGTGGCTTTTGGTTATGATACTATTTACACGAACGTTAATGTTTATAATCCTAAAATTATTCGTTCAACCCAAGGGGCAATATTTAAAATTAAGATTGTTAAAATTAACGAATCTGAATCATTTATAAAAGAATTAGTAAAAAATTATCCAATTTATATAACCTCATTAGATGCTGATTCAAAAGATTTTAATACAATAAATTACCCTGAAAAGAAAGTTATTGTAATAGGCAATGAGGGTCATGGAGTTGATAAAAATCTTTATAAATATGCGACAAGTAAAATTCATATTCCTATTGATTTTGAAAGTTTGAATGTATCTGTTGCAACGGGTATAATATTAAATAAAGCAAGAGGTAAAAATGAATGATAA